In the genome of Perca fluviatilis chromosome 4, GENO_Pfluv_1.0, whole genome shotgun sequence, one region contains:
- the si:ch211-157b11.14 gene encoding uncharacterized protein si:ch211-157b11.14 isoform X2: MDDLDHSIHIAEYDWTSFYEECEECCLLQPSLACHDSSSLTDSEDSENSSSVFGTSQEEPQQSSAANRDDAESSAAGCCMEEENCAGCVKYISVQIIQSGSGAGQDDLTTKAELCLNHPEATTIPIAGHNTEKTNDNITTTLQTEQLNVQSSDGDVQMESDIRELKSTQESDPLSCGRTELNVNEPHTTSRAVREDLSGGAIRPEKERWFVTVNDGPTRQRVCAASVKRKRRQKKTPKDNHIWRPGQEKSLESSLKFEIMKATNESEGVTYTEHVTQANQNLVQKSGGYLSAEEDPENVQMGVISDSSQMSSTSGEEDNLSEKLVMSHAAKDNITEPPIDRTSQNASTSASTPHKDLSQFDSVESDELEDEVKFYSTHSFDSESYLSAAESVEELRHLLVEHQQLQSSSSLAENSHLFNLTENTKADNTQDREVHPCASTLSCNVIATNAKGHESADVQPTLTFPSAGQSAAKMPDDNSTCDNNTHSTLPPNTPGLQKHEVNLTASDCSSGDQLLPIPDLTVTFCSVANSPETYAEAAGYARPVYAISAFWDEMEKLTIRDILQLRMGTSTPPRETQETVTPSVDDHSSLSDPAEYNLFDGGLMDTSDTADSDYFTQPDESKPDRSSCEFSTSDFEEEYWQFLGASRNPSPDPQSKKQRSTSDSPFLAHEEEDSTGSEGNETPVPLEDFASKCFEDQDSNAFISSELAWPRQITKSKSMHNVQALNTEDLSLQLLLGNDESRLLLSSCSPSLEEKVVLKASDSVGTLIPAPFLDEHYQISFPEVFEYLLRENKTKRDSRCVTFYDPEDISVAPVFDYTLCTFRDEMSFFSLHDSQRSDERPIPIFSCSHPTVRELTFPHLNYVFLSADCEEDDDDISPIRVVSRSFIQGSDCGATAPHGFHSWKSLIRKIHFPDKGSIWCRRSGAWVFPVEAEKITVKSADPPITVLTERRVTSTPSQLFRELAVQQRVLEAIQTTSLCV, translated from the exons ATGGATGATTTAGATCACAGCATCCACATTGCAGAATATGACTGGACAAGCTTCTATGAGGAGTGTGAGGAGTGTTGTCTGCTGCAGCCTTCGCTCGCCTGCCATGATAGCTCGAGCCTCACTGATTCAGAGGACTCTGAAAACTCAAGTTCAGTCTTCGGCACAAGCCAAGAGGAGCCACAGCAAAGCTCTGCTGCAAACCGTGATGACGCTGAAAGCAGCGCTGCAGGATGCTGCATGGAGGAAGAGAACTGCGCAGGTTGTGTAAAGTATATATCAGTGCAGATTATTCAGAGTGGTTCAGGAGCAGGACAAGATGATCTTACAACAAAAGCTGAACTATGCCTTAATCATCCTGAAGCAACCACCATCCCCATAGCAGGGCACAACACAGAGAAGACAAATGACAACATCACAACCACACTGCAAACTGAGCAACTAAATGTTCAGTCATCAGATGGAGATGTGCAAATGGAGAGTGACATTCGTGAACTCAAATCCACGCAGGAATCTGACCCACTTTCTTGCGGCCGAACAGAGCTAAATGTGAATGAGCCGCACACTACAAGCAGAGCTGTGAGGGAGGATTTGAGTGGAGGAGCTATAAGACCAGAAAAAGAGCGCTGGTTCGTGACTGTGAATGACGGTCCTACACGACAGCGAGTGTGTGCCGCCTCTGTGAAAAGAAAacggagacaaaaaaaaactcctaaGGACAATCACATCTGGAGGCCTGGGCAAGAGAAATCGCTTGAAAGCAGCCTAAAGTTTGAGATAATGAAAGCTACAAATGAATCTGAGGGAGTAACATACACAGAGCATGTCACACAAGCAAACCAAAACTTGGTACAAAAATCAGGAGGTTATCTGAGTGCTGAAGAAGATCCTGAGAACGTTCAGATGGGAGTCATTTCAGATTCATCGCAAATGTCTTCAACGTCTGGTGAAGAAGACAATTTGTCGGAAAAACTGGTGATGTCTCATGCCGCCAAAGACAATATCACTGAGCCACCAATAGACAGAACATCGCAAAACGCAAGCACCTCAGCATCCACACCCCACAAAGACCTGTCACAGTTTGACAGTGTAGAGTCTGATGAGCTTGAGGACGAGGTCAAGTTCTACTCCACTCACAGTTTTGATTCTGAAAGCTATCTGTCAGCTGCTGAATCAGTGGAGGAACTTCGACATCTTCTCGTGGAACACCAACAATTGCAAAGCTCATCATCTCTGGCAGAAAACAGCCATCTATTCAATCTGACTGAGAATACCAAAGCAGACAATACGCAGGACAGAGAAGTGCATCCTTGTGCTAGCACTCTCTCGTGCAATGTAATAGCTACCAACGCTAAAGGTCATGAAAGCGCTGATGTTCAGCCCACCCTGACATTTCCATCTGCTGGCCAAAGTGCTGCCAAAATGCCAGATGACAACTCCACAtgtgataacaacacacacagcacgcTGCCCCCGAATACACCTGGACTCCAGAAACATGAAGTTAATCTTACAGCATCTGATTGCTCTTCAGGAGATCAGCTTCTCCCCATTCCTGATTTAACTGTAACATTCTGCTCTGTGGCCAACAGCCCTGAAACATATGCCGAAGCCGCGGGCTACGCTCGCCCTGTGTACGCCATTTCTGCTTTTTGGGATGAAATGGAGAAATTGACGATACGTGACATTTTGCAGCTCAGGATGGGTACAAGCACCCCTCCCAGGGAAACACAAGAAACAGTGACACCAAGCGTAGACGATCACAGCTCTTTGAGTGACCCTGCGGAGTATAATTTGTTTGATGGAGGTCTGATGGATACATCTGACACTGCTGACTCAGACTATTTCACACAGCCTGATGAATCCAAGCCGGATCGCTCAAGCTGTgagttttccacctccgatttTGAAGAAGAGTACTGGCAGTTTCTTGGCGCCAGTAGGAACCCCAGTCCTGACCCTCAAAGCAAAAAACAACGAAGCACAAGCGACTCTCCTTTCTTAGCACATGAGGAAGAGGACTCCACAGGCTCTGAAGGAAATGAGACACCCGTGCCTTTAGAGGACTTCGCAAGTAAATGTTTTGAGGATCAGGACTCAAATGCTTTCATTTCAAGCGAACTTGCATGGCCGAGACAGATAACAAAAAGCAAAAGCATGCACAACGTACAAGCTCTCAACACAGAGGATTTATCTTTGCAGTTGCTACTTGGGAATGATGAGAGCAGGCTGTTGCTCAGCAGCTGTAGTCCATCTCTGGAGGAAAAGGTGGTTTTAAAAGCAAGCGACAGCGTTGGAACACTGATACCTGCACCTTTTCTGGATGAACATTATCAAATATCCTTCCCTGAAGTGTTTGAATACTTACTCAGAGAGAATAAAACAAAGAGGGACTCGCGGTGTGTCACCTTCTATGATCCAGAAGACATCTCAGTGGCTCCTGTGTTTGACTACACTCTTTGTACGTTCAGGGATGAAATGTCGTTCTTTTCCCTTCACGATTCCCAGCGCAGCGATGAGAGACCCATACCCATTTTCTCCTGTTCTCATCCCACTGTCAGAGAACTCACATTCCCACATCTGAACTATGTTTTcttgagtgcagactgcgaggAGGACGACGACGACATCTCTCCAATCAGAGTTGTGTCTCGCTCTTTCATCCAGGGCAGTGATTGTGGGGCAACGGCCCCACATGGATTTCATAGCTGGAAAAGTTTGATAAGGAAGATTCACTTTCCCGACAAAGGTAGCATCTGGTGCAGGAGATCTGGTGCCTGGGTGTTCCCAGTTGAGGCTGAGAAGATCACCGTGAAGAGTGCGGATCCACCAATAACAGTGCTCACTGAGAGGAGAGTCACTTCAACGCCTTCTCAGTTGTTTAGAGAGCTAGCAGTGCAGCAGAGGGTTTTGGAAGCTATACAGACAACGA gtttatgtgtgtga
- the si:ch211-157b11.14 gene encoding uncharacterized protein si:ch211-157b11.14 isoform X1, whose amino-acid sequence MDDLDHSIHIAEYDWTSFYEECEECCLLQPSLACHDSSSLTDSEDSENSSSVFGTSQEEPQQSSAANRDDAESSAAGCCMEEENCAGCVKYISVQIIQSGSGAGQDDLTTKAELCLNHPEATTIPIAGHNTEKTNDNITTTLQTEQLNVQSSDGDVQMESDIRELKSTQESDPLSCGRTELNVNEPHTTSRAVREDLSGGAIRPEKERWFVTVNDGPTRQRVCAASVKRKRRQKKTPKDNHIWRPGQEKSLESSLKFEIMKATNESEGVTYTEHVTQANQNLVQKSGGYLSAEEDPENVQMGVISDSSQMSSTSGEEDNLSEKLVMSHAAKDNITEPPIDRTSQNASTSASTPHKDLSQFDSVESDELEDEVKFYSTHSFDSESYLSAAESVEELRHLLVEHQQLQSSSSLAENSHLFNLTENTKADNTQDREVHPCASTLSCNVIATNAKGHESADVQPTLTFPSAGQSAAKMPDDNSTCDNNTHSTLPPNTPGLQKHEVNLTASDCSSGDQLLPIPDLTVTFCSVANSPETYAEAAGYARPVYAISAFWDEMEKLTIRDILQLRMGTSTPPRETQETVTPSVDDHSSLSDPAEYNLFDGGLMDTSDTADSDYFTQPDESKPDRSSCEFSTSDFEEEYWQFLGASRNPSPDPQSKKQRSTSDSPFLAHEEEDSTGSEGNETPVPLEDFASKCFEDQDSNAFISSELAWPRQITKSKSMHNVQALNTEDLSLQLLLGNDESRLLLSSCSPSLEEKVVLKASDSVGTLIPAPFLDEHYQISFPEVFEYLLRENKTKRDSRCVTFYDPEDISVAPVFDYTLCTFRDEMSFFSLHDSQRSDERPIPIFSCSHPTVRELTFPHLNYVFLSADCEEDDDDISPIRVVSRSFIQGSDCGATAPHGFHSWKSLIRKIHFPDKGSIWCRRSGAWVFPVEAEKITVKSADPPITVLTERRVTSTPSQLFRELAVQQRVLEAIQTTRREGLFSTLRQSDMCLVCIAFASWVLKSSDPDTADAWKAALLANVSALSAIQYLRHYVKKKNPS is encoded by the exons ATGGATGATTTAGATCACAGCATCCACATTGCAGAATATGACTGGACAAGCTTCTATGAGGAGTGTGAGGAGTGTTGTCTGCTGCAGCCTTCGCTCGCCTGCCATGATAGCTCGAGCCTCACTGATTCAGAGGACTCTGAAAACTCAAGTTCAGTCTTCGGCACAAGCCAAGAGGAGCCACAGCAAAGCTCTGCTGCAAACCGTGATGACGCTGAAAGCAGCGCTGCAGGATGCTGCATGGAGGAAGAGAACTGCGCAGGTTGTGTAAAGTATATATCAGTGCAGATTATTCAGAGTGGTTCAGGAGCAGGACAAGATGATCTTACAACAAAAGCTGAACTATGCCTTAATCATCCTGAAGCAACCACCATCCCCATAGCAGGGCACAACACAGAGAAGACAAATGACAACATCACAACCACACTGCAAACTGAGCAACTAAATGTTCAGTCATCAGATGGAGATGTGCAAATGGAGAGTGACATTCGTGAACTCAAATCCACGCAGGAATCTGACCCACTTTCTTGCGGCCGAACAGAGCTAAATGTGAATGAGCCGCACACTACAAGCAGAGCTGTGAGGGAGGATTTGAGTGGAGGAGCTATAAGACCAGAAAAAGAGCGCTGGTTCGTGACTGTGAATGACGGTCCTACACGACAGCGAGTGTGTGCCGCCTCTGTGAAAAGAAAacggagacaaaaaaaaactcctaaGGACAATCACATCTGGAGGCCTGGGCAAGAGAAATCGCTTGAAAGCAGCCTAAAGTTTGAGATAATGAAAGCTACAAATGAATCTGAGGGAGTAACATACACAGAGCATGTCACACAAGCAAACCAAAACTTGGTACAAAAATCAGGAGGTTATCTGAGTGCTGAAGAAGATCCTGAGAACGTTCAGATGGGAGTCATTTCAGATTCATCGCAAATGTCTTCAACGTCTGGTGAAGAAGACAATTTGTCGGAAAAACTGGTGATGTCTCATGCCGCCAAAGACAATATCACTGAGCCACCAATAGACAGAACATCGCAAAACGCAAGCACCTCAGCATCCACACCCCACAAAGACCTGTCACAGTTTGACAGTGTAGAGTCTGATGAGCTTGAGGACGAGGTCAAGTTCTACTCCACTCACAGTTTTGATTCTGAAAGCTATCTGTCAGCTGCTGAATCAGTGGAGGAACTTCGACATCTTCTCGTGGAACACCAACAATTGCAAAGCTCATCATCTCTGGCAGAAAACAGCCATCTATTCAATCTGACTGAGAATACCAAAGCAGACAATACGCAGGACAGAGAAGTGCATCCTTGTGCTAGCACTCTCTCGTGCAATGTAATAGCTACCAACGCTAAAGGTCATGAAAGCGCTGATGTTCAGCCCACCCTGACATTTCCATCTGCTGGCCAAAGTGCTGCCAAAATGCCAGATGACAACTCCACAtgtgataacaacacacacagcacgcTGCCCCCGAATACACCTGGACTCCAGAAACATGAAGTTAATCTTACAGCATCTGATTGCTCTTCAGGAGATCAGCTTCTCCCCATTCCTGATTTAACTGTAACATTCTGCTCTGTGGCCAACAGCCCTGAAACATATGCCGAAGCCGCGGGCTACGCTCGCCCTGTGTACGCCATTTCTGCTTTTTGGGATGAAATGGAGAAATTGACGATACGTGACATTTTGCAGCTCAGGATGGGTACAAGCACCCCTCCCAGGGAAACACAAGAAACAGTGACACCAAGCGTAGACGATCACAGCTCTTTGAGTGACCCTGCGGAGTATAATTTGTTTGATGGAGGTCTGATGGATACATCTGACACTGCTGACTCAGACTATTTCACACAGCCTGATGAATCCAAGCCGGATCGCTCAAGCTGTgagttttccacctccgatttTGAAGAAGAGTACTGGCAGTTTCTTGGCGCCAGTAGGAACCCCAGTCCTGACCCTCAAAGCAAAAAACAACGAAGCACAAGCGACTCTCCTTTCTTAGCACATGAGGAAGAGGACTCCACAGGCTCTGAAGGAAATGAGACACCCGTGCCTTTAGAGGACTTCGCAAGTAAATGTTTTGAGGATCAGGACTCAAATGCTTTCATTTCAAGCGAACTTGCATGGCCGAGACAGATAACAAAAAGCAAAAGCATGCACAACGTACAAGCTCTCAACACAGAGGATTTATCTTTGCAGTTGCTACTTGGGAATGATGAGAGCAGGCTGTTGCTCAGCAGCTGTAGTCCATCTCTGGAGGAAAAGGTGGTTTTAAAAGCAAGCGACAGCGTTGGAACACTGATACCTGCACCTTTTCTGGATGAACATTATCAAATATCCTTCCCTGAAGTGTTTGAATACTTACTCAGAGAGAATAAAACAAAGAGGGACTCGCGGTGTGTCACCTTCTATGATCCAGAAGACATCTCAGTGGCTCCTGTGTTTGACTACACTCTTTGTACGTTCAGGGATGAAATGTCGTTCTTTTCCCTTCACGATTCCCAGCGCAGCGATGAGAGACCCATACCCATTTTCTCCTGTTCTCATCCCACTGTCAGAGAACTCACATTCCCACATCTGAACTATGTTTTcttgagtgcagactgcgaggAGGACGACGACGACATCTCTCCAATCAGAGTTGTGTCTCGCTCTTTCATCCAGGGCAGTGATTGTGGGGCAACGGCCCCACATGGATTTCATAGCTGGAAAAGTTTGATAAGGAAGATTCACTTTCCCGACAAAGGTAGCATCTGGTGCAGGAGATCTGGTGCCTGGGTGTTCCCAGTTGAGGCTGAGAAGATCACCGTGAAGAGTGCGGATCCACCAATAACAGTGCTCACTGAGAGGAGAGTCACTTCAACGCCTTCTCAGTTGTTTAGAGAGCTAGCAGTGCAGCAGAGGGTTTTGGAAGCTATACAGACAACGA GACGAGAGGGCCTCTTCTCCACGCTGAGGCAGTCAGATATGTGTTTGGTCTGCATTGCTTTTGCCTCCTGGGTGTTAAAATCCTCTGATCCGGACACTGCTGATGCCTGGAAAGCAG CTCTTCTAGCAAATGTGAGTGCGCTGTCGGCTATCCAGTACCTGCGGCactatgtgaagaagaagaatCCTTCTTAA